Within Dysgonomonas sp. HDW5A, the genomic segment TAACTTTAAAGAATACTGTTGCTTTAATTTCGGCTGTTGCTTTTTGATCTGTTCGATCAAATGACCACCGACAATACCCGTACCTCCAACAATAAAAAGATTCAGTACCTTATATTCTGATAAGAAAAACGAATCGTGAATCGAGTTCAACGCCTTTCTCAAATATTTATTTTTGATAACAAAAGAGATATTTACTTCCGAAGCTCCCTGAGCACAGGCAACTACGCTGATACCACTTTTACCCAGTGTTTCGAATAGTTTTCCGGCAATACCGGGAGTATATTTCATATTCTCACCAACAATAGATACTGTTGCCAAGTCACGCTCCAACTGAACCCTATTGATACTACCCAGAGCTATTTCATTTGCAAATTCCTCTTCCAATACACTCGCTGCTAAATCGGCATCTACCGAACGAACCCCTATCGAGGTACTGTTTTCGGATGAAGCCTGAGAGACCAAAAACACACTGATAGCATTTTTTGCCAATGCTCGGAATATTCGGTAATTGACCCCAATAATACCTACCATACCCAAACCTTGAACGGTAAGCAAACAAGTATCATCTATGGATGAGATACCTTTTATCAGAGCCTTGCGTTTATTTTCGCCCCCATCGTGAGAAATAAAAGTTCCGGGCAATTCGGGGTGAAATGTATTCTTTATACGGATAGGTATATTCTTATGGTAAACAGGGAATATTGTAGGTGGGTAGATAACCTTTGCCCCAAAGTTGCAAAGCTCGGTGGCTTCCGTAAAAGTCAAATGCTCTATCACATACGCTCCACTGATTACTTTCGGATCAGCCGACATAAAACCATCTACATCTGTCCATATTTCTAAGACATCGGCATCTAAAGCAGAAGCAAATATGGCAGCAGTGTAATCCGAACCGCCTCTTCCCAGATTGGTAATCTCATTTCTCGATTTGCAGGCAGAAATAAAACCTGCCACCAATACTTTGCCTGACGATGTTGCAAAAGCATTTTTAATCAGAGAGCTCGACAATTCGATATCAGGAGTATGTTTTCCGAAAGCCGAATTAGTCTTTATCAATTGAATAGCATCCAGATGCTCGAAATCACTTAATACATAACTTACAATAAGAGACGATAATCTCTCGCCATAACTTACAATTTTATCAGACGTACGTTGCGAAAGGTCGTTTATTAAAAAAACACCTTTAAATATATTACTAAGTTCGTCTAACAAGACATTGATTTTAGATAAAAGGTCGGATTCTGTTTTCCTGTCAAAATTCAAACCTTCTATTATCGAAAGATGAGTATCAATAATTCCCTTAAAACTCAATTCATAATCGGCATTCCCGTCGGCAGCAAGCAATGAGGTTGCCATCAGTTTGTCCGTTATTCCTCCAAACGCAGACGCCACAATAACCAAAGAGCCTTTTTCGGCATCTATTATCTTTTTTACATTGAGTATATTTTGAGCCGATCCCAGAGAGGTTCCGCCAAATTTCATTACTTTCATAGCTATGTCGGGTCTAAAATTTATTGTTTTTCGTTCGAAGGTCTCAAACCTTTTTTATTATCATTTTATGTATGACGTTAACCTACAAATATAAAGATTTAATCTTTGTTTACAAAATTAAGAAAATGACACACGCTTAAATACAAAAAGTGACGGAATCAGTTTAGATTCCATCACTTTTCTATTTTACGATCCTATATTCTTATTATTGTAGATCTACCATAGTTTCATTAGCTCCGATTCTGTTTGATAAAGATGTTTTAAGTTCTCTTTCAAATCCGGTCGATCTTGTTTCTACAGATAGCGTTGATTTTGCACCGCCTATAGTTGCTAATATTTGAGAGAGGATAACTTCCTTATCAGTACCCAATTCTCCTAAAAGTATCTTCTTTTCTGCAGCAACTTTAACTTCCTGAATTGGAGTATTAGGAGCAAAACCTGCTGTGTAGTTATAGTTCTTATTAACGTCAGCCATATACAAATATGCCAAAGTCAAATTCCATTTACCGGCTGTTCCATTTTCGGTAGTTCTTGCAGTTGCAATATTACGCCCTTTTGTTTTTTCTCCAACAAGTACAACATCATTTGCTCTATATGCTTTAATAGCATTGATTAAAGCCTCTGAAGCACCCGCTGTCGTTTGTCCTGTTATTATATAGATCTTACCTAACTGATCCCCTAATGTAGGAATAGCAACTCCTTTACCTTCCGCTGTTTTATCTTGAAAGTTCAAGGGTCTAACAGGTGTTGGCAGATCCGGACGATATACTTGCTGAATAAAAGCCTTATTTATATCACGGCCTTTTACCAAAGCACTACCTAATGCCTGAACTCCGCTAAGACTTCCTCCTGAATTATAGCGTACATCAAATACAAGATCAGTTACTCCCTTATCTTTGAACTCGGTCAACTTAGCTGCTAAGCTGTTGTCATAAGCATAATTTGCTCCTGCTGAAAAATTATTGTAAGCAATATAACCAACTTTCTTAGATCCCGCAGTCAAGATACTAGACGTATGCATCGGAGCTTCTGAGTAGTTTGCGACAGGCGAAAATGACACAGATTTCTCCTCTGTAATCATAGGGGTTCTTATAGATAGTGTTATTTTTTCACCTTTACTATATGCACTTGCCAATAGAGTAGATGCATTAGCTGCAGTAACAGCAGTACCATTTACTTTTGTAATATACAATCCACGTGCCATAAAGTCTTTCGCTGGGGTATTAGGCTTTACGTATAAAACCACATAATAGGTCACCCCACTGATATAATTATTAATAGCATATTCAAATCCCGGATCGTATACTGTTACAGCCGGTTCGCTTGTTGATGAGATTCTTGAATAATTATACTTATTTCCTCCGTCTGTGTAAACATCATTCGCACTTAACAACGACTTGAAAAAAGCCGGAGTTTCTTGTTCTAAAGATACATTGTTTGGAGTCCAGAGGTAGTTATTTTTCATAACTGTTAATACCTGCTCATTGGTTTTCGTATCAACCGGTGGTGTGGGTACTGGATCGTCTCCACCACAAGATACCATAAACATAGTGCCTAAAACAACAGACAGTATTGTAAAAAGTCTTTTTTTCATATTTTCGCTACTTAAGTATTATATTAATGTTGGTGCAAAATTAGATATTTTATTTATTTCTACCAAATTAGCTCCCCTCTGCCTTGCCGTACGATAGTAGGCTCACCATCTGTACAATCGACTATGGTTGAAGCTTCGAGACCTCCATATCCCCCATCAATAATAAGATCTACAACATTTTCATACTTTTCCTCCATTAATTCGGGGTCTGTTGTATACTCTATGATCTCATCATCGTTTTTAACAGATGTTGTCAAAACAGGATTACCTAGGATTCTAACAATTTCCCTGATGATATTGTTGTCCGGTATCCTGATACCAACTGTTTTTTTATCTTTATATATTTTAGGCAGAGAGGATGTTGTATTTAACAAAAAAGTAAAGGGTCCTGGCAAATTTTTCTTCATTAATTTAAACGTAGAGGTATCTACCTTAGCATATTCGCTGATATTACTCAAGTCATAGCATATAATCGATAGATTACTCTTTGCCGGATTTATACCTTTCATCTTACAAATTTTCTCTACGGCTCTCACATTTAGAGCATCACAACCAATTGCATAAACAGTATCGGTAGGATAGATAACCAGTCCTCCATCTTGAAGAACCTTCACCACTTTATCAATTTCTTTTTGATTGGGATTTTCCGGATATATTTTTATTAACATAATTATTCCTAAACTTTTTCTTTGTACAGAAGAGTGTATCCTATTCTATTTATTTGTGTTTCTTCAAAACACGACAAATATATAAAAAAAGAGACAGAAAACTCTTGTTTTCTGTCTCTTAAGACTTATAACCTTTTATTCTTTTTCCTTACGAATAAATTCCGGCTTATTTATTTGCATTAAACTCATCCATCACGGCTGCAGTAAGTCCCATATTAGAGAAACCTCCATCGTGAAATAAGTTTTGCATGGTTACTTTGCGAGTCAAATCCGAGAACATAACAATACAATAATCGGCACACTCCTCGGCATTGGCATTACCTAGAGGCGACATTTTTTCGGCAAATTCAAGAAATCCGCCCATACCTCCGATACCTGCTCCGGCAGTGGTCATTGTAGGTGATTGTGAAATTGTATTCACACGTACACCTTTATCACGTCCATATACATAACCAAAGCTACGACCTATCGATTCTAACAACGATTTAGCATCAGCCATATCATTATATCCTGCAAAAGTACGTTGTGCTGCAATATGAGTAAGAGCTAAAACCGAACCGCCTTCAGCAATCGCATCCATTTTTTTCGCAACCTGCATCATTTTGTGAAAAGAGACAGCCGAAATATCTAATGTTTTATCTAAAAATTTATAGTCTAAATCATCATAATCGCGTCCTTTACGTACGTTTGGAGACATACCTATTGAGTGAAGAACGAAGTCAATCTTACCACCCAGAATTTCTTGCGATCTTGCAAAAACAAGCTCAAGATCTTCTACGATTGTAGCATCTGCAGGAATCACTTCTGTCTTTAATTTGTCAGCCAATGCATTAGTTTCTCCCATCCTCATTGCCATAGGAGTATTTGATAATGTAATTGTTGCTCCTTGCTCTACAGCTTTTTCTGCAACTTTCCATGCTATTGACATTTCATTTAGAGCTCCAAAGACGATACCTCTTTTGCCCTTTAATAAGTTATGACTCATTTTTATTTTTCTATTAGTGAATAATATTCTTTTTGATTGTTGAATGGCACAAAAATACTAAAAATGTGCAATATCTATATTCTTTTACCTAAAATTTCCCATAAATAAGAAATTACTCTTAATAAACAGCCTTCTTAAAAAGCAGCAGAATCACTTATAACCAAATGAATATCTTTCGATTATAGTATATATTTAGAAATAAGAAATCTACAACCACGAAATATGCATATCCTGCTTTTTTAGCTTTCTTTTTACCTATTCAACTCAACATTCTATTTGAATGAGGTTAGAATTTACCGCCACTTCGGTTCTTTAAACAGATCAATTATAAAGCATATAAGCTCCAATAATTAGCAAAGGTTTTTATTTAATACAATTGATTAAGACAAACAACCTGTGCCATAAATCATTTTAGGCGTCACGTAAAACATAAAGGAAATTGCTGATAGAAGATCGTAATATAAATAGTTATTTTCTTGGAAATAAATCCGTATCAATAGCTATGTATCAATCGAAATAAGAAGAGGTTTGGAAGAATTTATTAAATATCTTTTGTGGTTCTCATTGAAACATATATCTTTGCAACCCGAAAAAGAAGGGAGGTTTTGATTAATACTTAGAATAATATAGTACTGAAACATAGGCTTTACAATAAGAATAAAGCATTATGTATGTATCCGGATCAATTAGATTAGATTGAGATGGACTTATTTTAATAAATCAAAACGTATTTTTTATAAACTGAAATTTAAAAATTAAAATTATGATAGTTGTTCCTATAAAAGAAGGTGAAAACATCGAAAAAGCACTTAAAAAATTCAAAAGAAAATTCGAAAAAACTGGTGTCGTAAAAGAACTAAGACGTCGTCAAGCTTTTGAAAAACCATCTATTACAAATAGAAAACAAAGAATTCACGCTGCATACGTACAAAAACTTCATCAAATAGAAGATTAAAACATTTGTATTTATAACAACGATTGTATAACTTCGTCTCTGAACCAGAAAGGTAAATAATGACGATAGTTGACAAATATATAGATTATCTCCGTTATGAAAAGAACTACTCTTCTCACACGGAGATTTCTTATTATAGTGACCTTATCCAATTCAGAGATTTTATAGACACTAATTATCCTGATGTGGAGCTGGAAACTGTAGATGGCGATATCGTCAGAGCATGGATCATCTTTTTAATGGAGACCAAAACCTCCGCCCGTTCAGTAAACAGGAAATTGAGTTCTTTGAAATCATTTTATCGGTACCTCCAAAAGATGGGGCTAGTATCCATAAGTCCCTTAAAAAAGATAAGCGGACCTAAAGCGAAAAAGCCAATACCATCGTTTGTGAATTATGCGGATATGGAAAAGGTGCTTGATCTCGAAGTTTTGGACAATGACTATGAATCATTCCGAGACAAAGTTATCCTCGAGTTATTCTATGTAACCGGTATGCGAAGAGCAGAACTTATCGGACTAACTGATAAAGATGTGGATCTTTATTCGGGCAGTATAAGGGTTACGGGTAAACGTAACAAACAGCGAATCATACCTATTAGCAAGAACACCATAGCACTAATAGATGATTATCTTGAAATACGCAACCAAAATTTCGAGAACCAAACAGTCTCTTTCTTTGTTAAAAAGGACGGAGAACCAATCTATCCCATGTTAATCCATCGGATAGTAAGCAGTCACCTCAAGTGGATTCCGACTTTAGCGAAAGCAAGTCCACACGTTTTAAGACATTCGTTTGCTACAGGAATGCTTAACAACGGAGCTGACATAAATGCGGTAAAAGAACTGCTGGGACATTCGAGTTTAGCATCTACTGAGATTTACACGCATACATCTTTTGACGAACTTAAGAAAATATACAATAAAGCTCATCCTCGAGCATAACTATTAAAACAAAAGGAGGAATCATGATGGACATTAAAATTCAAGCGCTACACTTTGACGCTAGTGAAAAACTTAGAGAGTTTATCCAAAAGAAGGTAATTAAGCTAGAAAAATATTCAGACGACATATTAAGTGCAGATATTATACTTAAGGTTGTAAAACCAGAAACCAGTAATAATAAAGATGCATCAATAAAGTTAAATGTCAAGAATGATGAGCTTTACGCAAATAAAACAGCCGAAAGTTTCGAAGAAGCAATCGATTTATGCTCAGAGGCTTTGGAAAAGCAACTGATCAAGTACAAAGAAAAAGTGCAACCTAAGTAAAAATAACTGATATTTTCTTGGGAGTTAAGAAATTTCTTTCTATTTTTGTCGCCGTTTCGCATAAAGCACATCTGCGAAGCGGCGATTATTATTTGGAGAATAATCAAGCCCATGCCTCTTTAGCTCAGTTGGCCAGAGCACGTGATTTGTAATCTCGGGGTCGTTGGTTCGAATCCGACAAGAGGCTCAAAAAAAGAAAGGCAAAAGCCTATTTTTTTTCAGTGAGAAAAAGGGGCAGTTACCAGAGTGGCCAAATGGGTCTGACTGTAACTCAGATAGCGTAAGCTTACGGTGGTTCGAATCCATCACTGCCCACTTTTTATTTTGCGAAAGTAGCTCAGTTGATAGAGCATCAGCCTTCCAAGCTGAGGGTCGCGGGTTTGAGCCCCGTCTTTCGCTCTCATCGCCAATGTAGCTCAGTTGGTAGAGCACTTCCTTGGTAAGGAAGAGGTCACGGGTTCAAGTCCCGTCATAGGCTCTAGAGATTGCAGCAGGCAATATAATAACGGTGGTTTTATTATCACCATAGAAAAGAATTAGAAAAGCAATCATTAATTAATAAGTACACTTTATTATGGCAAAAGAACATTTTAACCGGTCGAAACCACACGTAAATATCGGTACAATCGGTCACGTTGACCACGGTAAAACTACTCTTACTGCTGCTATCACTAAAGTATTAGCAGATAAAGGGTTCTCTGAAGCTAAATCTTTTGATCAAATCGATAACGCTCCTGAAGAAAAAGAACGTGGTATCACTATCAATACTTCTCACGTAGAATATCAAACAGCTAACCGTCATTACGCTCACGTTGACTGTCCAGGTCACGCTGACTACGTAAAAAACATGGTTACTGGTGCTGCACAAATGGACGGTGCTATCATTGTAGTTGCTGCAACTGATGGTCCTATGCCTCAAACTCGTGAGCACATTCTTCTAGCACGTCAGGTAAACGTACCTCGTCTAGTTGTATTCATGAACAAATGCGATATCGTTGAAGACGAAGAAATGTTGGAACTAGTTGAAATGGAAATGAGAGAACTTCTTTCATTCTACAACTTCGACGGTGACAATACTCCAGTTATCCGCGGATCTGCTCTTGGAGCACTTAACGGTGTTGAGCCTTGGGTTAGCCAAGTTATGGAGCTTATGAACGCAGTTGATACTTGGATTGAACTACCTCCACGTGATGTTGACAAACCATTCCTTATGCCCGTTGAAGACGTATTCTCGATCACAGGTCGTGGTACTGTAGCAACAGGTCGTATCGAAACAGGTATCATCAAAACTTCTGAAGAAGTTCAAATCATTGGACTTGGATCTGAAGGAAAAAAATCAGTTGTTACTGGTGTTGAGATGTTCCGTAAAATCCTAGACGAAGGTCAAGCTGGTGATAACGTAGGTCTTTTACTTCGTGGTGTTGATAAAGACGATATCAAACGTGGTATGGTTATCACTCACCCAGGAAAAGTAACTCCTCACACTAAGTTCAAAGCTGAGGTATATATCTTGAAAAAAGAAGAAGGTGGACGTCACACTCCATTCCACAATAAATATCGCCCTCAATTCTATATTCGTACATTAGATGTTACAGGTGAAATCACTCTTCCAGAAGGAACTGACATGGTAATGCCAGGTGATAACTTAACAATCAATGTAGAATTGATCTACCCAGTAGCATGTAATGTAGGTCTACGTTTCGCTATCCGCGAAGGTGGTCGTACAGTAGGAGCTGGTCAGATTACAGAAATTGTTGAATAATATTTATTCAATCAAATAAAGCCAAAGTCGGCTAATAAATAGCCGACTTCAGTTTACGGGTTTAGCTCAGTTGGTAGAGCACTGGTCTCCAAAACCAGGTGTCGGGAGTTCGAGTCTCTCAACCCGTGCAAATCTCTTAATGGGTAATGAAAAAAATAATTCAATACGTAAAAGACTCATATAACGAACTTGTACACAAGGTTTCTTGGCCTACACGTGCAGAGCTCACAAACAGTGCTGTTGTTGTCATGATAGCTTCCTTTATTATGGCTCTAATAGTGTTTGGAATAGATTCTGCTTTCGAATGGGCACTTAAGTATTTTTACAATCTTGTATAATAATCCTCTTTAATTTATTAAAATGACTGAAATCGAAAAGAAATGGTACGTACTGCGTGCTGTTAGCGGAAAAGAAAATAAAGTCAAAGAGTATCTTGAGGCGGAAATAAAAAAAACCGAGTTAGGAAAATACATTTCTCAAGTTCTTATACCTACCGAAAAGACTTATATCATGCGTAATGGGAAAAAAGTTCTCAAAGAAAGAGCTTATCTCCCCGGATATATATTGATAGAAGCTGCTTTGGTGGGTGAAGTTGTGCATGAACTCCGCAATATAAATTATGTTGCAGGTTTTCTTCCTAATGCTACAAATCCTCAACCGTTAAGCCAATCTGAAGTAAATCGCATTTTAGGCACGATGGATGAGTTGGATGAGCAAAGCGAAGAAATGGATGTTCAATATATCGTAGGTGAAACGGTGAAGGTCAATAATGGACCATTCAATGGCTTCTCGGGTATTATTGAAGAAGTGAATGCAGAGAAAAAGAAACTCAAAGTGATGGTAAAGATATTCGGACGAAAAACTCCTCTCGAATTGAATTACTTACAAGTCGAAAAAGAACAATAAATTTGGTTACGCATTTTTTATTGATTTTCCACTAAGTTTTAAACAAAAACAAAAAAATTTAAAACAAAAATGGCTAAAGAAATTGCTGGACAATTAAAATTACAAATTAAAGGCGGTGCAGCAAATCCATCTCCTCCCGTAGGACCTGCTTTAGGTTCTAAAGGGATCAACATCATGGATTTTTGCAAGCAATTTAATGCCAGAACTCAAGACAAGGCAGGTAAAATATTACCAGTAGTAATTACTTACTACGCTGACAAGTCTTTTGATTTTATAATCAAAAATCCTCCTGTAGCAATACAACTACTTGAGCTTACTAAGCAAAAAAGTGGTTCTGCTGAACCTAACCGTAAAAAAATCTCTGAAATAACTTGGGAACAAGTACAAGTTATAGCTGAAGATAAAATGGGTGATTTGAATTGTTTTACGATCGAATCGGCTATGAAAATGGTTGCCGGAACAGCAAGAAGTATGGGGATCACTGTAAAAGGGGCTTTCCCTGATGTTAAATAAATAAACTTCAATTGAGAAATGGGTAAACTTACAAAAAATCAAAAGTTAGCTTTTAGCAAGATTGAAGCAGGGAAATCTTATTCACTTAAAGAAGCATCGGCACTTGTAAAAGAAATTACTACAAGTAAATTTGATGCATCTGTTGACGTAGATGTACGTCTAGGTGTAGATCCACGTAAAGCTAACCAGATGGTAAGAGGTGTAGTATCTCTTCCTCATGGAACAGGAAAACAAGTAAGAGTTCTTGTGTTATGTTCGCCAGACGCCGAAGCTGCTGCAAAAGAAGCCGGAGCAGACCACGTAGGTCTTGATGAATATATCGAAAAAATAAAAGGTGGCTGGACTGATATTGATGTTATCATCACTCAACCTGCCATTATGGGTAAAATCGGAGCTTTAGGTCGTGTACTAGGTCCTCGTGGTCTTATGCCGAATCCAAAGAGCGGTACTGTTACAGTAGATGTAGCAAAAGCTGTTACTGAGGTTAAAGCAGGTAAGATTGACTTTAAAGTAGACAAAACAGGTATTATCCATGCATCTATAGGTAAGGTATCATTTACTGCTGATCAAATCAAAGATAATGCGAAAGAATTTATCAATACGCTTATCAAATTGAAACCAAGTTCGGCTAAAGGTACTTATGTGAAGAGTGTATTTCTTTCTAGCACTATGAGTCCGGGTATTAAAATAGACCCTAAATCAGTAGACGAAAACTAATTAAAACTACGGAATTATGAGAAAGGAAGATAAAAGCACTATTATAGATACCATTGCAGCTACAATAAAAGGATATGATTTCTTTTATTTGACTGATATCTCTACACTTAATGCAGCAAAAACCAGCGCTTTAAGAGCTGAATGCTTTAAGAGTGATATCAAGCTGATGGTAGTTAAAAATACCTTATTGCAAAAAGCACTAGAATCATTAGATACTGATTATTCTGAATTGACTCCGGTCTTGACAGGTAACACTGCTATCATGCTTTCTAACGTTGCAAATGCTCCTGCTAAATTAATCGACAAATATAGCAAAGAAGGTATACCAGCGCTTAAGGCTGCATACGTGCAAGAAAGCTTCTATGTAGGAGCTGAAAACCTAAAAGCGTTAGTAAATATCAAGAGCAAAGAAGAACTTCTTGGAGAGGTTATCGGATTGTTACAATCGCCTATCAAGAATGTTGTATCTGCTCTTCAATCAGGTGGTAACACCATCCACGGAGTACTTGAGACTCTATCGAAAAGATAAATTAAACAAAAGAAGTAATAACAATTTTAATACATACAAAAATGGCAGACGTAAAAGCTATTGCTGAACAACTAGTAAATTTGACAGTTAAAGAAGTTAGCGAATTGGCTGAAACTCTTAAAACAGAATACGGTATCGAACCAGCTGCTGCAGCTGTTGCCGTTGCTGCTCCTGCTGCTGCAGCAGAAGCTGTAGAAGAAAAAACAGCATTTGATGTTGTTTTGAAATCTGCTGGTGCAAACAAACTAGCTATAGTAAAAGCTGTTAAAGAACTTACAGGTTTAGGTTTGAAAGAAGCGAAAGATCTAGTAGATGCTGCTCCTTCTGAATTGAAAAAAGGTGTTAGCAAAGACGAAGCTGATGCATTGAAAAAACAATTGGAAGAAGCTGGAGCTGAAGTTGAACTTAAATAAAACAAAAAAATCCTGTTAATCAGGATGTTGGTTGAGAACCTTCTGAGTAAGGAGGTTCTTGACCTTTTTGCGTCAAAAGTAATTAGTTCAAAAAAAAGAGTAT encodes:
- the tuf gene encoding elongation factor Tu; amino-acid sequence: MAKEHFNRSKPHVNIGTIGHVDHGKTTLTAAITKVLADKGFSEAKSFDQIDNAPEEKERGITINTSHVEYQTANRHYAHVDCPGHADYVKNMVTGAAQMDGAIIVVAATDGPMPQTREHILLARQVNVPRLVVFMNKCDIVEDEEMLELVEMEMRELLSFYNFDGDNTPVIRGSALGALNGVEPWVSQVMELMNAVDTWIELPPRDVDKPFLMPVEDVFSITGRGTVATGRIETGIIKTSEEVQIIGLGSEGKKSVVTGVEMFRKILDEGQAGDNVGLLLRGVDKDDIKRGMVITHPGKVTPHTKFKAEVYILKKEEGGRHTPFHNKYRPQFYIRTLDVTGEITLPEGTDMVMPGDNLTINVELIYPVACNVGLRFAIREGGRTVGAGQITEIVE
- the hpf gene encoding ribosome hibernation-promoting factor, HPF/YfiA family; translation: MDIKIQALHFDASEKLREFIQKKVIKLEKYSDDILSADIILKVVKPETSNNKDASIKLNVKNDELYANKTAESFEEAIDLCSEALEKQLIKYKEKVQPK
- the nusG gene encoding transcription termination/antitermination protein NusG — protein: MTEIEKKWYVLRAVSGKENKVKEYLEAEIKKTELGKYISQVLIPTEKTYIMRNGKKVLKERAYLPGYILIEAALVGEVVHELRNINYVAGFLPNATNPQPLSQSEVNRILGTMDELDEQSEEMDVQYIVGETVKVNNGPFNGFSGIIEEVNAEKKKLKVMVKIFGRKTPLELNYLQVEKEQ
- the xerC gene encoding tyrosine recombinase XerC, yielding MTIVDKYIDYLRYEKNYSSHTEISYYSDLIQFRDFIDTNYPDVELETVDGDIVRAWIIFLMETKTSARSVNRKLSSLKSFYRYLQKMGLVSISPLKKISGPKAKKPIPSFVNYADMEKVLDLEVLDNDYESFRDKVILELFYVTGMRRAELIGLTDKDVDLYSGSIRVTGKRNKQRIIPISKNTIALIDDYLEIRNQNFENQTVSFFVKKDGEPIYPMLIHRIVSSHLKWIPTLAKASPHVLRHSFATGMLNNGADINAVKELLGHSSLASTEIYTHTSFDELKKIYNKAHPRA
- the thrA gene encoding bifunctional aspartate kinase/homoserine dehydrogenase I, yielding MKVMKFGGTSLGSAQNILNVKKIIDAEKGSLVIVASAFGGITDKLMATSLLAADGNADYELSFKGIIDTHLSIIEGLNFDRKTESDLLSKINVLLDELSNIFKGVFLINDLSQRTSDKIVSYGERLSSLIVSYVLSDFEHLDAIQLIKTNSAFGKHTPDIELSSSLIKNAFATSSGKVLVAGFISACKSRNEITNLGRGGSDYTAAIFASALDADVLEIWTDVDGFMSADPKVISGAYVIEHLTFTEATELCNFGAKVIYPPTIFPVYHKNIPIRIKNTFHPELPGTFISHDGGENKRKALIKGISSIDDTCLLTVQGLGMVGIIGVNYRIFRALAKNAISVFLVSQASSENSTSIGVRSVDADLAASVLEEEFANEIALGSINRVQLERDLATVSIVGENMKYTPGIAGKLFETLGKSGISVVACAQGASEVNISFVIKNKYLRKALNSIHDSFFLSEYKVLNLFIVGGTGIVGGHLIEQIKKQQPKLKQQYSLKLNVAGIANGRKALFCREGIDLDNYRELLDKEGIASSPSILQDKILDMNIFNAVFVDCTASEQIASLYDSLLANNVSVVTANKIAASSAYDNYLKLKNTARERNVKFLFETNVGAGLPIINTMNSLTNSGDKIIKIEAVLSGTLNFIFNTISKDIPFSKAVQMAKEAGYAEPDPRVDLCGQDVIRKLVILSREAGYKVEQKDVKVKLFVPQKYFDGTLDEFWSSIAEVDKGFEDRRQNLEVEGKHLRFVAKYENGECEVGLQEVDMSHPFYELEGSNNIIQITTERYNEYPMIIKGYGAGASVTAAGVFSDIISIANVR
- the secE gene encoding preprotein translocase subunit SecE; translated protein: MKKIIQYVKDSYNELVHKVSWPTRAELTNSAVVVMIASFIMALIVFGIDSAFEWALKYFYNLV
- the rplA gene encoding 50S ribosomal protein L1, which encodes MGKLTKNQKLAFSKIEAGKSYSLKEASALVKEITTSKFDASVDVDVRLGVDPRKANQMVRGVVSLPHGTGKQVRVLVLCSPDAEAAAKEAGADHVGLDEYIEKIKGGWTDIDVIITQPAIMGKIGALGRVLGPRGLMPNPKSGTVTVDVAKAVTEVKAGKIDFKVDKTGIIHASIGKVSFTADQIKDNAKEFINTLIKLKPSSAKGTYVKSVFLSSTMSPGIKIDPKSVDEN
- a CDS encoding enoyl-ACP reductase, coding for MSHNLLKGKRGIVFGALNEMSIAWKVAEKAVEQGATITLSNTPMAMRMGETNALADKLKTEVIPADATIVEDLELVFARSQEILGGKIDFVLHSIGMSPNVRKGRDYDDLDYKFLDKTLDISAVSFHKMMQVAKKMDAIAEGGSVLALTHIAAQRTFAGYNDMADAKSLLESIGRSFGYVYGRDKGVRVNTISQSPTMTTAGAGIGGMGGFLEFAEKMSPLGNANAEECADYCIVMFSDLTRKVTMQNLFHDGGFSNMGLTAAVMDEFNANK
- a CDS encoding S41 family peptidase, which translates into the protein MKKRLFTILSVVLGTMFMVSCGGDDPVPTPPVDTKTNEQVLTVMKNNYLWTPNNVSLEQETPAFFKSLLSANDVYTDGGNKYNYSRISSTSEPAVTVYDPGFEYAINNYISGVTYYVVLYVKPNTPAKDFMARGLYITKVNGTAVTAANASTLLASAYSKGEKITLSIRTPMITEEKSVSFSPVANYSEAPMHTSSILTAGSKKVGYIAYNNFSAGANYAYDNSLAAKLTEFKDKGVTDLVFDVRYNSGGSLSGVQALGSALVKGRDINKAFIQQVYRPDLPTPVRPLNFQDKTAEGKGVAIPTLGDQLGKIYIITGQTTAGASEALINAIKAYRANDVVLVGEKTKGRNIATARTTENGTAGKWNLTLAYLYMADVNKNYNYTAGFAPNTPIQEVKVAAEKKILLGELGTDKEVILSQILATIGGAKSTLSVETRSTGFERELKTSLSNRIGANETMVDLQ
- the rpsU gene encoding 30S ribosomal protein S21, whose product is MIVVPIKEGENIEKALKKFKRKFEKTGVVKELRRRQAFEKPSITNRKQRIHAAYVQKLHQIED
- the rplK gene encoding 50S ribosomal protein L11; translated protein: MAKEIAGQLKLQIKGGAANPSPPVGPALGSKGINIMDFCKQFNARTQDKAGKILPVVITYYADKSFDFIIKNPPVAIQLLELTKQKSGSAEPNRKKISEITWEQVQVIAEDKMGDLNCFTIESAMKMVAGTARSMGITVKGAFPDVK
- a CDS encoding L-threonylcarbamoyladenylate synthase, which encodes MLIKIYPENPNQKEIDKVVKVLQDGGLVIYPTDTVYAIGCDALNVRAVEKICKMKGINPAKSNLSIICYDLSNISEYAKVDTSTFKLMKKNLPGPFTFLLNTTSSLPKIYKDKKTVGIRIPDNNIIREIVRILGNPVLTTSVKNDDEIIEYTTDPELMEEKYENVVDLIIDGGYGGLEASTIVDCTDGEPTIVRQGRGELIW